The Caldisericia bacterium genomic sequence ATATTAACAATATCTATTCCAATTCCAATAATCATAAATAAATTATATCTTAAATTTTTAGAGTGATAAGATGCCTTATGTAATTATATCAATCTTTTCTTTTTATAAAAGGTCAAAATATCTCGTCTTTATTAAAATTCATCCTAAATTTATATAATCATAAAATATGAAGTTTATTATAAATTCTTTTAATATCTTCTATTGTATTTATGTCCATTGGAGATTTATCTTCTCTTATTCTTAAAATTCTTGCAAATCTCAAAGCAAACCCACTTTCATATTTTTTACTTTTCTGAATATCTTCAAAGCCAACCTCAACTACAATTTCTGGCTTAACTACTACTCCACCATCAATATCTTCTATCTTTATTTCAATTAACTTTTTTGTCATCTCTTCAAATTCTTCATCTGTTAAACCTTTAAATGTTTTTCCTAGAGGAAGAAAACTTTTTTTATCTTCTGAAAGACAATAAAGCATGTAATCCGAAAGCCAATTCAATCTTCTTCCATAGCCCCAAAATGCTTTAAGAATAACAAGATCAAGAGTTTCAACTTTTTTTAACTTAAACCAAAGTTTTCCCCTTCTTCCACTTTGATAAACACTTGATAATCTTTTTGCCACTATCCCTTCAAATCCATCTCTTATTGATTTTTCATAAAAATTTTCGCCCTCATCAATATCTTTTGGTATTATATATTTTACCCTCTCAAAATTTCCTTTTACTTTATCGAGAATCTCCATCCTTTTGAAATAAGGGGTTAAAGTTAAATCTTTGTTATTTAGAAAAAGAATATCAAAAAGAAAAACTCTTAAATCTAATAAATTTTCTTTTCTCTTTTTAAAAATAACACTCATTAGATCTTGAAATGGAACAATTTCTCCACTTTCTTTAAATCCAACTAACTCTCCTTCTAAAATTAAATTTTCATAAGAAGAGAAGTTTTCTTTTATTTTATTAACTAAATCTATCAAATATTCTGTTATATCATTTAGGTTTCTTGAAAAAATTTTTATCTTTTCTTTATCTTTATGTATCTGAACTCTTATACCATCGTATTTATATTCAAAAGAGAAAAAATCACCTTCATTAAATATGTCTTTAACTGAATCCACCTTTTCAGCAAGCATCATAGGAATTGGTCTTAATGGTTCAATTTTTATATCACCCTTTTTATAATTTTCAAAAAATTTTCTAAAACTTCCAGATTTCAAAAAGAGTTCCTGAAATTTTTTATCATCTATATTAAAATAAAGAGAAAGAGCCTTTTTAAATAAACCCTCTTTAATACCACCTCTTATCTCTTTTAAAACTATTTTTGTGAAATATTTTGCTTCAATATATGAAAGTTTTTCATAAATTGATTTTAATCTCTCAACTCTTTCTCTTTTCACCCCTTCCCCTTTTAATTCTTTAAATTTTAAAATTTCTGTGTAAATATCTTCTAATTCAAATTTTGATGCTTCATTTTTATTATTTTGAATAAATATTAATTTTATCCACTCACCAAAATCTTCAGCATTAGAAAAGCCACTTAATTTACAATATGGAAATAAAGTTTTTATAGTCTCATAAATGGTACTTATTCCAATATTTAAATCTTTTTTCGAAAAATTTTCAAATTTTCCAAGTGAAAGTTCTATAAAAAGCGGAATCCTTTCATATTCAATATTCAAAAATAATTCTTTTATCTTTTGAACAATTTCATTTCTACTTTTTATCTTAGAAATAGATTCGTGAAAATTTGAAAAATCAAAGAATTTCATATTATAATTAAATTATATAATAATTATATTATTATAAACTCTGCCGAAGTGGCGGAACTGGAAGACGCGGTAGACTCAAAATCTACTGGGGGTAAACCCCATGAGGGTTCAACTCCCTCCTTCGGCACTATTATTAACAAAATGAATTTGAAAGAGAGAATAAAAGAAGAGGTTCAAATTTTAACAAATTTAATCGATGAAGTATTCACAGGAAAGGAAAAAAATGAAGAAAAATTAAATACTCTTGTAACTTTACAAGGAATAATAAGAGGTATTAATCAACTTCTTTTAAGAATTAAAAATAAAAATGAACTTTTACAAGAAATTATCAATTTAGTTACAATTCAACCAAATATAATTGGTTCATTTATAAAAATTTTAGAAGATAATGAAATTAAAACTTATTCAAATTTTAAAGAAGAAAATTTAATTAAAGAAATTTTAACTTCAAAAGAAATAGAACTTTTTGAACCATATTATAGTGGAGAAATTAAAAAATTTGAAATAAATAACCATAAAAATATTTCTGTGGTTTCAATTCCTATTTCAGATGAAAAAGGAAGAGTTGGAGTATTTGTTTTATTTTCTAATAAAAGAAGCTTTTTTGATAAAGAGGAAATGGATTATCTAAAAGAAGTAACAAGTGATATCCTAGTTGGACTTAGAACAATAAATTATGAAAATAGAATAAAAGACTCACTTTTAAATTTAGCAAGAGGAATAACAAAAATTGTTGAATTAAGAGATCCAAGCACAAAAGGCCATGGAGAGACGGTTGCAAAACTTTCATATGAAATTGGGAAAAACCTGGGTTTTGATGAAGAAAGACTTGATATGTTATATATAGCAGCACTTATTCATGATATAGGAAAAATTTCTATTGCGATAGAAATTTTAAATAAACCATTTAAATTAAGAGATGTTGAATATGAATGGGTAAAGCAACACACATATTATGGTTACGAATATTTAAAAGATTTAAATTTTCCAATACAAATTCCAGAAATAATACTTCAACATCATGAAAGAGTAAATGGAAGTGGATATCCAAAAGGGTTAAAGGGAGAAGAAATTATGATTGAAGCAAAAATAATTGGAGTTGCAGAAGTTTTTCATGCTATGATATCACATAAACCATATAGACCTGCACATTCAATAGAAGAAGCCCTTGATTACATAAAAACAAACAGGGGTGTTCTTTTTGATGAAAATGTTGTAGATAAATTTTTTGAAGTTATAAATGAAGACTTTCAAATAAATGATAAAAATTGAAGTTTTAGATGGGAAAAATACAATAGGTGGGACAAAAATTTTAATAGGTGATAAGGAATTTTCATTTTTTCTTGATTTTGGAAAAAATTTTAAAACATATTCATTGTATTTTGAAGAGTTTTTGTCTCCAAGAACTTTAACTGGTATTTATGATTTATGGAAACTAAATTTGATTCCAAAAATAAATAATATCTATAGAGAAGATATATTTCCTCCATATTTAAATGAAGAGAAAAGAGTTATTAATCTTTCAGGGGTTTTTTTATCGCATGCACATCTTGATCATAGTGGATTTATATCTTTAATTAAAGAAAATATTCCAATTATAACATCATCAATAACAAAAAAATTTTTAGAAGCAATTGAAGTTATTAATCCAGAACTCTTTACACAATTCACATTAGTTAAAAAAAGATATTGGAATGAAGATTTTGGTGAAAAAGTATCTTTAAGTAATAAAAAGAAAAAGAAGGATGGTGATTTTAATGAAATCGAGGAGAAAAATAGAAATTTTATTGAAATTTGCGATGAAAAGTATGAAAATAAATTAGACAATATTAAATTTATATCTTTTAAAACAGATCACTCTATTTTAGGCTCCCTTGGTTTTTTTATTGAAATGAATGGAATTGGAATTGCATATACAGGAGATATAAGATTTCATGGAAAAAATTCAAAATATTCTTATTTATTTGTTAATGAATTAAAAAAATTGAAACCAACAATTTTAATAACAGAAGGAACAAGAGTGCGAAGTGAAAAAGGGAACAAAAAAGAAGAAGACGTTTTCAAAAGTTCTTTAAAAGTTATAAATGATTTTAAAGGAAAGGTTGTTATTTCAGATTTTGGTCCAAGAAATATTGAAAGGTTAGAGACCTTTTTAAATATTGCAAAAGAAACAAAAAGATATCTTTTAATAACATACAAAGATGCTTTACTTCTTGATCTATTAAAAGATCATTTTAATTTAATTGATGATGATCATATTTTAATTATTCATGAGAAAAAAAGTGATGATAGAAAATATCTTAGAGAGTTAAAAGAAAAGTATAAAAATAAAATTGTTACTCCTAAAATTATTAATGATAACCTTGGAGATTTTATTATCTGTTATAGTTTTTACGATTTTGTTAATTTAATTGATTTAGAAATAAACGATGGAGCATACATATATTCAACAAGTGAAGCATACACAGAAGAACAGGAAATTGATATAAAAAGACTCTTTAATTGGTTAAAATATTTTAATTTAAAAATCTTTGGAGTAGAAATAAATGGTGATAAGCCAATTTTTTCTGGAGATTATCACTCTTCGGGTCACGCATCCTTTGATGATATTATTTGGATGATAAATGAAATTAATCCTGAGTTTATTTTGCCAGTTCATACTGAAAACTTAGAAGAATTTGTTAAAATTTTTGGCGAGGGAAGAGTTATAAAAGAAGAGACTTTTGAATTATAATTTTAATTGATTTGCGGAAGTGGCGGAATGGCAGACGCGCTGGATTCAGGTTCCAGTGGGTTATCCCGTGAGGGTTCAAATCCCTCCTTCCGCACCAAGAGGTTTTAATGGAAAACCTTAACTTTAGGGCAAAAATTGTTGAGAAAGGCAAAGAGAATGATAAATATTTTGTTATTCTTGATAATACGGAGTTTTATCCAGATGGAAAAGGTGGGCAACTTGGAGATAGGGGTCAAATTGATGGAAAAGAGGTTCTTCTTGTTAAGGAAATTAATGGTAAAATTCTTCATTTTTTATATGAAATCCCTGAGGAAAATGAAGTTATTTGTAAAATAGATAAAGAGAGAAGATTAGAAATTTCCAGGGAGCACACTGCTCAACATATTCTTTCAAGAATTCTCTTAAATTTATATAATTTAGAAACCTTAAGTTTTCACATGGGAGATGAGTATTCAACAATAGATATACCCTATTTTAATTTTAAAGACGAAGAATTAGAAAAAATTGAATTAAGTGTTATGAAAATTATTGATGAAGGAAGAGAGGTAAAAAAATATTTTATTGATGAAAGTGAATTGAAAAATTATAAATTAAGAAAAGAGGAGGAAATAAGAGAAAAAAAGATAAGAATAGTTGAAATAGAAAACTTTGATATAACCATGTGTGGAGGAACTCATGTTGATAATACTAAAGACATCCTCATTTTTAAAATAACAAAAATTGAAAAAATAAAAGGGAATAATTTAAGAATTTATTTTAAAACTGGATTCAGAGCATATTATGATTTTTTAAAAAAGGATTCCATTTTAAGAAAAATATCAAAAGAAAACAATGTAGGAATTGAAGAACTTGATAACTTTATATTTAAATTAAAGGATGAGAAAGAAGAAAATTATAAAAAACTTAAAAGTGTTAAAGAAGAGTTTTTAAAGATCTACTTGAAAACAAAAATTAATAAAAAAGTTTTTGAAAGCATTGAATTTTTAGATCAAGAAGATCTTATATATCTTGGAAAGGAATTTATTAAAAATGGAGCCAATTTTGTATATTTATATAATAAAAATTTTGGTGTAATATTTCTAAATGAAATTAAAAACTTGAATTATGATATCATTTTAAGTAAACTAAAAGATAGTTTTAATATAAAAGGAGGAGGAAAAGATTTCATTTCAATAAAACTAAATGAAAATGGAAAGGAGATTGAAAAATTCTTATGGAAGATGATAGAATAGCAATCATTTCAGATATTCATGCTAACATTGAAGCACTTAATGCTGTTTTAGAAGATATTAAAAAAGAAGATATTAAAAACATAATTTGCTTGGGTGATATAGTTGGTTATGGACCAAATCCACATGAAGCAATTGAAATAATAAAAGATAACGCTGAGTATATTATTAGAGGAAATCATGATGAAGGTCTAATTGATGAATCTATAACCTTTGATTTTAATTCCTATGCAATTGATGCATTGAAATGGCAAAGAAAAGTTTTAGATGAAAAAGATAAACTTTTTTTAAAAAATCTTCCATATTTTCTTAAATTTGACACATTTGAAATTGTTCACGGGGCATTATCTGATTTCTTTAAATATATAACAAATATTGATGAGGCTCTTCTTGAAAAGAGTTTTATGAAAAGAAATATTTTATTTATAGGACATACTCACAGAGCAGGAGTTTTTGATTTATATGAAAAAAAATTTATTCCATTTACTTATGGAGGAGAATTTACAATTTTAAAAGATAGATTCTACATTATAAATCCTGGAAGTGTTGGTCAGCCAAGAGACTTTAACCCTCTTTCATCTTACCTTATCTATTTTAAAAAAGAAAATAAAATTAAATTTAAGAGAATAAATTATCCTTCAGAAATAACAAGAGATAAAATTATAAAAAATAATTTGCCACAATTTCTTGGAGATCGATTAATTGTTGGATATTAAATTTATAATTTCTTTTATTTCTTTTATATCAACTCCAAAATGAACTGTTTTAATACCTAATTTTTTTGCTGGTAATATATCCATTTCTAAGTCATCCCCAATCATAATTGAATCTTCTGGTTTTGAATTTAGTTTCTCAAGAATTTCAATATAATACTCAACATTTGGTTTTGCATAATGCATATTTTCCATTGTTGTAACTAAAGAAAAGTTTATGTCACTCAAATTTGCCCATTCTATTCTTTGCATTATTGCAATTTCAGGAAAAATTGAATTTGTAGCAATAACTACTTTATATCCCATTTTAATTAAATTTAAAACTGTTTCTCTGCCACCTTCTCTTGGTTTTCCATAAATTTTAAGTTTTGGAAAATCATTAATATAAAAATCTAAAAAAACTTCTTTTAAAATCTTTCGATCAACCTGAGAAAGTTCAACAAATTTTTTATAAAATTTATCAACATTTAACTCACCATTTTTTTCATAAATCATATAATCAACTGATACTTGAAGTATTTTTAATGGATCTTTATCTTTTAAAACTCTTACAAGTTTTGGTATAAGTAGTGCAAAATAAGATTTTAGAAATTCATCAAAATTTATATCAAGTAGGGTTTTATCTAGATCAAATAAAATAAGTTTCATATTTTTATTATAATTTATGTTGAAATAAAAAGCAAAAAGATTTAGAATTAATTAAGGATGTTAAACTATTTGATAGAGTTTTTTAAAGGTTTCAGTATATGGAACTATTTGGTAAGTTTATTTGATATTTTAATTATTACAATTATTTTATATTTTATAATTTCAGCACTTCAAAAAACAAGAGTTTGGCAATTAATACAGGGTTTAGTAATATTTTTTGTTTTTGTTTTAATCGCATCTAGAATTTCAAGTATGCTTGGTCTAATAGCATTAAATTATGTTTTAAGAGGAATTTTATCAATTGGTAGCATGTTACCTATTATAATTATTGTTTTATTTCAACCAGAAATAAGAAAATTTATGGGTTCTCTTGGTAGAAGAAAAATATTTGGTGAATCATTTGATTTTTTTACTGGCACTGAAGTAAATCCAATTAAAATAATTGATGAAATTGTAAAATCAATAAAATATTTATCTTTAAATAAAATTGGTGCATTAATTGTAATAAAAAGAAAGGATAATTTAAATGAAGTAATTGAGACAGGTATCCCAATAAATTCAAATGTTACATCAGAACTTATATCAACAATTTTTTATCCAAATTCACCCCTTCATGATGGAGCCATTGTTATTGAGGAAGACAAAATAGTTGCAGCAAGATGTCTTCTCCCACTTTCAGAAAATGAAGCACTTGAAAAAGAGTTAGGAACAAGACATAGAGCAGGAGTTGGAATAACAGAGGTAACTGATGCAATTTCAATTATTGTTTCAGAAGAAACTGGTATAATTTCAATTGCAATTGAAGGAAAAATAACAAGGTATCTATCTGTACTTGAATTAAGAGGAATGTTAATTCTTCTTTTAAAGAAAGAAAAAGGAGGGAAAATAAAAGTTGGAGAGAAATAAAATAACAATTTTTCTTATATCATTTCTACTTGCATTTGGGTTTTGGTTATATGTAAGTTTGGGTGAAGGACCTGAAAGTGAAAGAGTTTTTCTTGTTGATCTAACATATAGAAATATGCCTCAAGATCTTACAATCCTTGAAGGATTTGGAAAGATTGAAATCAAAGTTGTTGGCTCAAAACAGAGAATCTCTACATTAAGAGAAAGCAACATTATTGCTTATGTTGACCTATCAAACCTTGAAGAAGGTGCACATAATTTGCCTGTAAATGTAGATATTCCTTCCTTTTTCAAAGTAACAGAAATTTATCCTTCAAGAGTTAATGTTTATCTTGATAGATTAATTACAATAGAAAAAAATATTAGAGTTGAATTTATAGGAACATTGAAACCAGGACTTATAATAGATGAACCTGAAGTTTTTCCAAAAACACTTAAAATAACAGGTCCATCAAAGAAGATAGAAACTATAAGGGATGTATCAATTACAATTGATTTATCAACTATAAACTCAGATGTAACTTTAACAATTATTCCAAATGTGAAAGACGGACTTGGTAATTTAATAAAAAATTTATCAATTGAACCATCTATCATAAAAGTTGATATAAAAGTGAAAACAATTTTATCAACAAAAGTTGTACCAATTATACCAAAATTTATAGGTGAACTTTCTGGTGATTATGGAATAGTGAGAGTTTCTCTAAAACCCTCAATAATGACTATTCTTGGTAAAGTTGAGGTTTTAAATAAAATTGATTCACTCTCAACCCAAGAAATAAATATAACAAATTTAAAAGAGTCAAAAATATTTACTACAAAAGTTATAATTCCTCAAGATGTGGAATTAAAAGAAGAAAATTTAGTTACAATTCAGATTATTGTTGAGAGAAAAATATCTAAATTAATAAATAACATTAAATTGGATATAATTAATAAAAATGATTATTTTGATTACATATTAGACCCTCAAACCATAAAAATTGAAGTTTATGGTTTTGAATCAATTATTAAAGATTTAGGTTCATCTGATTTTTTAGGAACAATTTCTGTTATTAATTTAGATGAGGGAGTTTATGAGATTGAAGTTGAGATTATATCCAACAAAGAAGGTTTTAATATTATAAAAATAATTCCAGAAAAAGTTAAAGTAACTATTAAAAGAAAGGAGGGGTAAAAAGATGGAAGAAAAAGAAAAGATTAAAAGAAAGATAGAAGAATTAAGAAAATTAATTGAATATCACAATTATAGATACTATGTTCTTGATTCTCCAGAAATTTCTGATGAAGAATATGATAAATTGTTTAGAGAACTTGTTGAACTTGAAGAAAAATATCCTGAGTTTAAATCAGAAACTTCACCAACAATGAGAGTCGGTGCTCCTCCTTTAAAAGAGTTTAAAACAGTAAAACATGAAGTTCCTATGTTATCACTTGATAATGCATTCAATGAAGAAGATTTAATAAATTTTGAAAAAAGAATTAAAAGAATTATTGGAGATATTGAGATTGAATATACAGTTGAACCTAAATTTGATGGTTTAAGCATCACACTAATATATGAAAATGGAGAATTAAAAAGAGGGGCAACAAGAGGAAATGGAATCGAAGGTGAAGATGTAACTCAAAACTTGCTAACAATAAAAACAATTCCAATTTATATTGAAAATCCACCAAAATTATTAGAAGTCAGAGGCGAAGTTGTAATGTTTAAAAAAGATTTTGAGGAGTTGAATCTTGAAAGAGAAAAAAGAGGAGAACCTCTTTTTGCTAATCCAAGAAATGCAGCGTCAGGTTCTGTAAGACAACTTGATCCTAAAATAACAAAAGAAAGAAAGTTACACTTTTTTGCATATTATATAGCAAAAGCAGAAGGTATAAACTTCAATACACAAGATGAAGTTTTAAAATATTTAAAAGATAAAAAATTCATTGTACCACCTGACTATGAGGTTTGCAAAGGGATAGAAAAGGTGATTGAAAAATGTTTATGGTATCAAGAAAAAAAGGATGAATATCCTTTTGATATGGATGGAACAGTTATAAAAGTGAATAAATTGGATTTACATGAAGTCCTTGGTACAACAACTCATGCACCAAGATGGGCAATTGCTTATAAATTTCCAGCAGAGGAAAAAGAGACAATTGTTGAAGATATAATTGTTCAAGTTGGAAGAACAGGTA encodes the following:
- a CDS encoding ATP-dependent DNA ligase; amino-acid sequence: MKFFDFSNFHESISKIKSRNEIVQKIKELFLNIEYERIPLFIELSLGKFENFSKKDLNIGISTIYETIKTLFPYCKLSGFSNAEDFGEWIKLIFIQNNKNEASKFELEDIYTEILKFKELKGEGVKRERVERLKSIYEKLSYIEAKYFTKIVLKEIRGGIKEGLFKKALSLYFNIDDKKFQELFLKSGSFRKFFENYKKGDIKIEPLRPIPMMLAEKVDSVKDIFNEGDFFSFEYKYDGIRVQIHKDKEKIKIFSRNLNDITEYLIDLVNKIKENFSSYENLILEGELVGFKESGEIVPFQDLMSVIFKKRKENLLDLRVFLFDILFLNNKDLTLTPYFKRMEILDKVKGNFERVKYIIPKDIDEGENFYEKSIRDGFEGIVAKRLSSVYQSGRRGKLWFKLKKVETLDLVILKAFWGYGRRLNWLSDYMLYCLSEDKKSFLPLGKTFKGLTDEEFEEMTKKLIEIKIEDIDGGVVVKPEIVVEVGFEDIQKSKKYESGFALRFARILRIREDKSPMDINTIEDIKRIYNKLHIL
- a CDS encoding HD-GYP domain-containing protein; amino-acid sequence: MNLKERIKEEVQILTNLIDEVFTGKEKNEEKLNTLVTLQGIIRGINQLLLRIKNKNELLQEIINLVTIQPNIIGSFIKILEDNEIKTYSNFKEENLIKEILTSKEIELFEPYYSGEIKKFEINNHKNISVVSIPISDEKGRVGVFVLFSNKRSFFDKEEMDYLKEVTSDILVGLRTINYENRIKDSLLNLARGITKIVELRDPSTKGHGETVAKLSYEIGKNLGFDEERLDMLYIAALIHDIGKISIAIEILNKPFKLRDVEYEWVKQHTYYGYEYLKDLNFPIQIPEIILQHHERVNGSGYPKGLKGEEIMIEAKIIGVAEVFHAMISHKPYRPAHSIEEALDYIKTNRGVLFDENVVDKFFEVINEDFQINDKN
- a CDS encoding ribonuclease J, with the protein product MIKIEVLDGKNTIGGTKILIGDKEFSFFLDFGKNFKTYSLYFEEFLSPRTLTGIYDLWKLNLIPKINNIYREDIFPPYLNEEKRVINLSGVFLSHAHLDHSGFISLIKENIPIITSSITKKFLEAIEVINPELFTQFTLVKKRYWNEDFGEKVSLSNKKKKKDGDFNEIEEKNRNFIEICDEKYENKLDNIKFISFKTDHSILGSLGFFIEMNGIGIAYTGDIRFHGKNSKYSYLFVNELKKLKPTILITEGTRVRSEKGNKKEEDVFKSSLKVINDFKGKVVISDFGPRNIERLETFLNIAKETKRYLLITYKDALLLDLLKDHFNLIDDDHILIIHEKKSDDRKYLRELKEKYKNKIVTPKIINDNLGDFIICYSFYDFVNLIDLEINDGAYIYSTSEAYTEEQEIDIKRLFNWLKYFNLKIFGVEINGDKPIFSGDYHSSGHASFDDIIWMINEINPEFILPVHTENLEEFVKIFGEGRVIKEETFEL
- a CDS encoding alanyl-tRNA editing protein; this encodes MENLNFRAKIVEKGKENDKYFVILDNTEFYPDGKGGQLGDRGQIDGKEVLLVKEINGKILHFLYEIPEENEVICKIDKERRLEISREHTAQHILSRILLNLYNLETLSFHMGDEYSTIDIPYFNFKDEELEKIELSVMKIIDEGREVKKYFIDESELKNYKLRKEEEIREKKIRIVEIENFDITMCGGTHVDNTKDILIFKITKIEKIKGNNLRIYFKTGFRAYYDFLKKDSILRKISKENNVGIEELDNFIFKLKDEKEENYKKLKSVKEEFLKIYLKTKINKKVFESIEFLDQEDLIYLGKEFIKNGANFVYLYNKNFGVIFLNEIKNLNYDIILSKLKDSFNIKGGGKDFISIKLNENGKEIEKFLWKMIE
- a CDS encoding metallophosphoesterase family protein, translated to MEDDRIAIISDIHANIEALNAVLEDIKKEDIKNIICLGDIVGYGPNPHEAIEIIKDNAEYIIRGNHDEGLIDESITFDFNSYAIDALKWQRKVLDEKDKLFLKNLPYFLKFDTFEIVHGALSDFFKYITNIDEALLEKSFMKRNILFIGHTHRAGVFDLYEKKFIPFTYGGEFTILKDRFYIINPGSVGQPRDFNPLSSYLIYFKKENKIKFKRINYPSEITRDKIIKNNLPQFLGDRLIVGY
- a CDS encoding HAD family hydrolase; the encoded protein is MKLILFDLDKTLLDINFDEFLKSYFALLIPKLVRVLKDKDPLKILQVSVDYMIYEKNGELNVDKFYKKFVELSQVDRKILKEVFLDFYINDFPKLKIYGKPREGGRETVLNLIKMGYKVVIATNSIFPEIAIMQRIEWANLSDINFSLVTTMENMHYAKPNVEYYIEILEKLNSKPEDSIMIGDDLEMDILPAKKLGIKTVHFGVDIKEIKEIINLISNN
- the cdaA gene encoding diadenylate cyclase CdaA; translation: MIEFFKGFSIWNYLVSLFDILIITIILYFIISALQKTRVWQLIQGLVIFFVFVLIASRISSMLGLIALNYVLRGILSIGSMLPIIIIVLFQPEIRKFMGSLGRRKIFGESFDFFTGTEVNPIKIIDEIVKSIKYLSLNKIGALIVIKRKDNLNEVIETGIPINSNVTSELISTIFYPNSPLHDGAIVIEEDKIVAARCLLPLSENEALEKELGTRHRAGVGITEVTDAISIIVSEETGIISIAIEGKITRYLSVLELRGMLILLLKKEKGGKIKVGEK
- a CDS encoding CdaR family protein — encoded protein: MERNKITIFLISFLLAFGFWLYVSLGEGPESERVFLVDLTYRNMPQDLTILEGFGKIEIKVVGSKQRISTLRESNIIAYVDLSNLEEGAHNLPVNVDIPSFFKVTEIYPSRVNVYLDRLITIEKNIRVEFIGTLKPGLIIDEPEVFPKTLKITGPSKKIETIRDVSITIDLSTINSDVTLTIIPNVKDGLGNLIKNLSIEPSIIKVDIKVKTILSTKVVPIIPKFIGELSGDYGIVRVSLKPSIMTILGKVEVLNKIDSLSTQEINITNLKESKIFTTKVIIPQDVELKEENLVTIQIIVERKISKLINNIKLDIINKNDYFDYILDPQTIKIEVYGFESIIKDLGSSDFLGTISVINLDEGVYEIEVEIISNKEGFNIIKIIPEKVKVTIKRKEG
- the ligA gene encoding NAD-dependent DNA ligase LigA, with the protein product MEEKEKIKRKIEELRKLIEYHNYRYYVLDSPEISDEEYDKLFRELVELEEKYPEFKSETSPTMRVGAPPLKEFKTVKHEVPMLSLDNAFNEEDLINFEKRIKRIIGDIEIEYTVEPKFDGLSITLIYENGELKRGATRGNGIEGEDVTQNLLTIKTIPIYIENPPKLLEVRGEVVMFKKDFEELNLEREKRGEPLFANPRNAASGSVRQLDPKITKERKLHFFAYYIAKAEGINFNTQDEVLKYLKDKKFIVPPDYEVCKGIEKVIEKCLWYQEKKDEYPFDMDGTVIKVNKLDLHEVLGTTTHAPRWAIAYKFPAEEKETIVEDIIVQVGRTGKLTPVAILQPVFVSGSTVSRATLHNEDEIKRLDVKIKDHVIVRKAGSVIPEVVRVLKEKRTGNEIVFEFPKSCPVCGGEVVRLPQEVDYRCTNASCPAQIKGRIIHFVSRDAMDIENIGESLVNQLVDKGLVKDIADLYYLKYDELIKLERMGPTLANKILRNIEASKDRPLSRLLYGLGIFHVGKHIAQILTKKYKNIEDFFNLKPEDYMEIEGIGPEIAQSLYSFFKEEKNRELIEKLKKAGVKTSEIKEEKEGKFKGLRFVFTGALESMSRKEAEDLVKSLGGEVASSVSKNIDFVVVGKDPGSKFEKAKALNLKIINEEEFLKLVKE